One window of Camelina sativa cultivar DH55 chromosome 4, Cs, whole genome shotgun sequence genomic DNA carries:
- the LOC104779520 gene encoding protein BASIC PENTACYSTEINE1 produces the protein MDDDGFRNWGYYEPAAATFKGNLGLQLMSTIDRNTKPFLPGRESNLMIGSNGSYHPREHEASMPINYSWINQPKDNKFFNMLPISTPNYSNVMSETSGSNSMQMMHQSVVTTSRFEENPIPPPREDETVQQPSGKKRKMRGSIATPTAPKAKKPRKPKEESGVTNNVQQQRVKPPKKSVDVVINGVSMDISGLPVPVCTCTGTPQQCYRWGCGGWQSACCTTNISMYPLPMSTKRRGARISGRKMSQGAFKKVLEKLATEGYSFGNAIDLKSHWARHGTNKFVTIR, from the coding sequence ATGGATGATGATGGATTTCGCAATTGGGGATACTATGAACCAGCGGCTGCTACGTTTAAAGGTAACCTTGGTTTGCAGCTTATGTCTACCATTGACAGGAACACTAAACCGTTCTTACCTGGACGTGAATCGAATCTAATGATCGGTTCAAATGGTTCGTATCATCCTCGAGAGCACGAGGCCTCAATGCCTATAAACTATAGCTGGATTAATCAACCAAAGGACAACAAGTTCTTCAACATGTTACCTATAAGCACACCTAACTACAGTAATGTCATGTCCGAAACATCTGGTTCGAATTCGATGCAGATGATGCATCAATCGGTTGTTACTACATCCCGGTTTGAGGAAAACCCTATCCCTCCTCCTCGTGAAGATGAAACCGTTCAGCAGCCTAGTGGTAAGAAGCGAAAGATGAGAGGCAGCATCGCAACACCAACAGCACCAAAAGCTAAGAAGCCGCGTAAACCGAAAGAGGAGAGCGGCGTTACTAACAATGTTCAACAGCAGCGTGTGAAACCGCCTAAGAAGAGTGTCGATGTTGTGATTAATGGAGTGAGTATGGACATTTCTGGTTTACCTGTACCGGTTTGCACTTGTACTGGAACTCCTCAGCAATGTTACCGTTGGGGATGTGGAGGATGGCAATCAGCTTGTTGCACAACGAACATTTCGATGTATCCTTTACCGATGAGTACTAAGCGACGCGGTGCAAGGATATCGGGTAGGAAGATGAGTCAAGGTGCGTTTAAGAAGGTCCTTGAGAAGTTAGCAACAGAAGGTTATAGCTTTGGGAATGCTATTGATTTGAAGAGTCATTGGGCTAGACATGGAACCAATAAGTTCGTCACGATCAGATAA
- the LOC104779519 gene encoding protein SHOOT GRAVITROPISM 5 isoform X2, whose protein sequence is MHRRRHKVPWKLLKRDNNIEVKKRVYVCPEPTCLHHDPCHALGDLVGIKKHFRRKHSNHKQWVCERCSKGYAVQSDYKAHLKTCGTRGHSCDCGRVFSRVESFIEHQDNCSVRRVHREQPLPPQTAVPVPACSSRTASTISTPSSETNYGGAIAVATPIPLEGRPIHQRISPSVLTHSSNNLNLELQLLPLSSNQNPNHQENQQQKVKEPSHHHNHNHDATNLNLSIAPSSSSYQHYNNFDRIKEIMASEQIMKIAMKEKAYAEEAKREAKRQREIAENEFANAKKIRQKAQAELERAKFLKEQSMKKISSTIMQVTCQTCKGQFQAVAVPAAAADETSLVVSYMSSANTDGDFENGF, encoded by the exons ATGCATAGAAGACGTCACAAAGTTCCATGGAAGCTTCTTAAAAGAGACAACAACATAGAGGTGAAGAAACGAGTCTATGTTTGCCCTGAACCAACTTGCCTTCACCATGATCCTTGCCATGCTCTCGGAGATCTTGTTGGTATCAAAAAACATTTCAGAAGAAAGCACAGTAACCATAAGCAATGGGTTTGTGAGAGATGCTCTAAAGGTTATGCTGTTCAATCAGATTACAAAGCTCATCTCAAAACTTGTGGCACTAGAGGACATTCTTGTGACTGTGGTCGCGTCTTCTCCAG GGTGGAGAGTTTTATTGAGCATCAAGATAACTGTTCCGTACGGAGAGTTCACCGTGAACAGCCTCTACCGCCACAAACCGCAGTACCAGTCCCGGCCTGCTCCTCTAGAACCGCTTCAACCATCAGTACTCCGTCTAGTGAAACCAATTACGGCGGTGCAATTGCTGTTGCGACTCCTATACCTCTAGAAGGCCGTCCAATTCATCAGAGAATCTCACCTTCAGTTCTCACTCACTCATCAAATAATCTCAACCTCGAACTCCAGCTTCTTCCATTATCGTCGAATCAAAACCCTAACCATCaagaaaaccaacaacaaaaagttaaagaaccatctcatcatcataatcataatcatgaTGCTACAAACTTAAACCTCTCCATtgcaccatcatcatcatcatatcaacattACAATAACTTTGATCGTATAAAAGAGATAATGGCAAGCGAGCAAATCATGAAGATAGCGATGAAGGAGAAAGCTTATGCGGAGGAAGCTAAAAGAGAAGCGAAGAGGCAACGAGAGATAGCGGAAAACGAATTTGCGAATGCTAAGAAGATTAGGCAAAAGGCACAAGCTGAGCTTGAGAGAGCTAAGTTTTTAAAGGAACAATCTATGAAGAAAATAAGCTCAACGATCATGCAAGTCACTTGTCAAACATGTAAAGGACAGTTTCAAGCAGTTGCGGTTCCGGCGGCTGCGGCTGACGAGACATCTCTTGTGGTCAGTTACATGTCTTCAGCCAATACCGACGGAGACTTTGAAAATGGATTTTAA
- the LOC104779519 gene encoding protein SHOOT GRAVITROPISM 5 isoform X1 produces MRTYQVMLSNKNTNTCCVVSSSSSDPFLSSSENGVTTTNTSTQKRKRRPAGTPDPDAEVVSLSPRTLLESDRYICEICNQGFQRDQNLQMHRRRHKVPWKLLKRDNNIEVKKRVYVCPEPTCLHHDPCHALGDLVGIKKHFRRKHSNHKQWVCERCSKGYAVQSDYKAHLKTCGTRGHSCDCGRVFSRVESFIEHQDNCSVRRVHREQPLPPQTAVPVPACSSRTASTISTPSSETNYGGAIAVATPIPLEGRPIHQRISPSVLTHSSNNLNLELQLLPLSSNQNPNHQENQQQKVKEPSHHHNHNHDATNLNLSIAPSSSSYQHYNNFDRIKEIMASEQIMKIAMKEKAYAEEAKREAKRQREIAENEFANAKKIRQKAQAELERAKFLKEQSMKKISSTIMQVTCQTCKGQFQAVAVPAAAADETSLVVSYMSSANTDGDFENGF; encoded by the exons ATGAGAACATATCAAGTCATGTTGTCCAACAAGAACACTAACACATGTTGtgtggtttcttcttcttcttctgatcctttcctctcttcttcagaAAATGGGGTCACCACCACAAACACATCCACtcagaagaggaaaagaagaccTGCAGGTACACCAG ATCCAGATGCAGAAGTTGTGTCTTtatcaccaagaactcttcttgAATCAGACAGATACATATGTGAGATCTGTAACCAAGGGTTTCAAAGAGACCAGAATCTTCAGATGCATAGAAGACGTCACAAAGTTCCATGGAAGCTTCTTAAAAGAGACAACAACATAGAGGTGAAGAAACGAGTCTATGTTTGCCCTGAACCAACTTGCCTTCACCATGATCCTTGCCATGCTCTCGGAGATCTTGTTGGTATCAAAAAACATTTCAGAAGAAAGCACAGTAACCATAAGCAATGGGTTTGTGAGAGATGCTCTAAAGGTTATGCTGTTCAATCAGATTACAAAGCTCATCTCAAAACTTGTGGCACTAGAGGACATTCTTGTGACTGTGGTCGCGTCTTCTCCAG GGTGGAGAGTTTTATTGAGCATCAAGATAACTGTTCCGTACGGAGAGTTCACCGTGAACAGCCTCTACCGCCACAAACCGCAGTACCAGTCCCGGCCTGCTCCTCTAGAACCGCTTCAACCATCAGTACTCCGTCTAGTGAAACCAATTACGGCGGTGCAATTGCTGTTGCGACTCCTATACCTCTAGAAGGCCGTCCAATTCATCAGAGAATCTCACCTTCAGTTCTCACTCACTCATCAAATAATCTCAACCTCGAACTCCAGCTTCTTCCATTATCGTCGAATCAAAACCCTAACCATCaagaaaaccaacaacaaaaagttaaagaaccatctcatcatcataatcataatcatgaTGCTACAAACTTAAACCTCTCCATtgcaccatcatcatcatcatatcaacattACAATAACTTTGATCGTATAAAAGAGATAATGGCAAGCGAGCAAATCATGAAGATAGCGATGAAGGAGAAAGCTTATGCGGAGGAAGCTAAAAGAGAAGCGAAGAGGCAACGAGAGATAGCGGAAAACGAATTTGCGAATGCTAAGAAGATTAGGCAAAAGGCACAAGCTGAGCTTGAGAGAGCTAAGTTTTTAAAGGAACAATCTATGAAGAAAATAAGCTCAACGATCATGCAAGTCACTTGTCAAACATGTAAAGGACAGTTTCAAGCAGTTGCGGTTCCGGCGGCTGCGGCTGACGAGACATCTCTTGTGGTCAGTTACATGTCTTCAGCCAATACCGACGGAGACTTTGAAAATGGATTTTAA
- the LOC104779521 gene encoding putative clathrin assembly protein At2g01920, producing MKLWRRASGAIKDKLSLITAADENFTAAIIKATSHNDLSMDIENVQFIYRYIQSNPSSFKPIIRAISLRVERTSNWTVALKCLMLLHGLFFTGIKAVDSIGRLPFDLSGFRKRKSRFSRTGRFNIFVRAYFLFLDERSILFFNKNTIRLEIIVKMQRIVDSLMRIKPVGETPLVIEAMEYVISEVFEINGHICRGFAGFLSQVQCNTLEISSAEAELAMMIVAKSLSQREELVKYLEFCRGFGVTNVQEISSFVGVTESQVILLDKLLRMAPELDRKATKVTAEDMVEVDLVTSEDRPSDLISF from the coding sequence ATGAAGTTATGGAGACGCGCCTCCGGAGCTATAAAAGACAAGCTCAGTCTTATCACAGCAGCTGATGAAAACTTCACGGCTGCAATCATCAAAGCAACGAGCCACAACGATCTCTCAATGGACATTGAAAACGTTCAATTCATCTACAGATACATACAGAGCAACCCTTCTAGTTTCAAACCAATCATACGGGCCATCTCGTTACGTGTGGAACGCACGAGTAACTGGACGGTGGCTTTGAAATGTTTGATGCTATTACACGGCTTGTTCTTCACCGGAATCAAAGCCGTCGATTCCATCGGAAGGTTACCGTTTGATCTTTCCGGTTTCAGGAAAAGGAAATCTCGGTTTAGTAGAACCGGTCGGTTTAATATATTCGTTCGCGcttatttcttgtttcttgacgAAAGATCGATTCTCTTCTTTAACAAGAACACGATTCGTCTTGAGATCATTGTCAAAATGCAACGCATCGTTGATTCATTGATGAGGATCAAACCGGTTGGTGAAACGCCTCTTGTAATCGAAGCTATGGAGTATGTAATCAGCGAGGTTTTTGAGATTAACGGTCATATTTGCCGCGGATTCGCCGGTTTCTTATCCCAAGTTCAGTGCAATACTCTCGAGATATCGTCTGCGGAGGCGGAATTGGCGATGATGATCGTGGCGAAATCTTTGTCGCAGAGAGAAGAACTCGTCAAGTATTTAGAGTTCTGTAGAGGTTTTGGTGTCACCAACGTTCAAGAAATCTCTAGTTTCGTGGGAGTCACGGAGTCTCAAGTGATACTGCTAGACAAGCTTCTCCGTATGGCCCCGGAGTTAGATCGGAAGGCGACAAAGGTAACGGCTGAAGATATGGTGGAGGTGGATTTGGTGACTAGTGAGGATCGTCCATCAGATTTAATTAGCTTCTAA